Genomic window (Marinobacter fonticola):
TCGTGGCGAGCTGAACCTGACCATGATGCGCAAGGCCACCATCAGTACCCTGCGCGTATGCGGCATGATCATCTGGATCGGCATCGGCGCCACCGCGCTGGTGGGCGTCTACAACCTGATGGGCGGCATCGACTTCGTGCGCGAGATGGTGCTTACCGTCAGCGGTGGCGACGGCCTGATGACCATCCTGTTCATGATGCTGATCCTGCTGATTCTCGGCATGTTCCTCGACTGGGTGGGCGTTGCCCTGCTGACTATGCCGATCTTCGTGCCCATCGTGACGGAACTGGGCTACAGCCCGATTTGGTTCGGCGTGGTGTTCTGCATGAACATGCAGGTGTCGTTCCTGTCACCGCCCTTCGGTCCGGCGGCCTTCTACCTCAAGACAGTCACGCCGCCCGACATTTCCCTGGGCGAGATCTTCCGGTCGTTGCTGCCGTTCATCGGTCTTCAGATCGTCGCACTGGCTCTGCTGATCGCCTTCCCGCAACTCGCGCTATGGTGGCAATGACATGACGGTACGCAAGATTGTGGTGATGGGCGTCTCCGGCAGCGGCAAGAGCCTGGTGGGCCAGCGTCTGGGCGACCTGCTCGATGTGCCGTTCTTCGATGCGGACGACTATCACAGCGACGCGAACGTACAGAAGATGGCTAACGGCGTTCCGCTGACCGACGAAGACCGGCGCGGCTGGCTGGCCGACCTGGCGGACCTGATCCGCCGGGAATCCGGCTTGGTGCTCGCTTGCTCCGCCCTGAAGAAAACCTATCGGGACCAGCTGAGAACCGGTGATCCGGCGTTGAAGTTCCTCTACCTGAAAGGCGATTTCGAGACCATCTGGTCGCGCCATTCCCAGCGGGAGGATCATTACTTTACGGGCCAGGATATGCTGAAGAGTCAGTTTCTGTCGTTGGAGGAGCCTGATGCGAACGAAGCTTACATTGTCGATATCTCGGCAACGCCCGAAGCGGTTTTGCAGCAATGTATGAAAGCCCTGGGCATTAAGCCGAGGAATGATTTAGACCGATGATCCTTTAGCCGTCAGGCACTTTGTCAGATGGAAGCGAAGGGATACCCTCGCTGAAAGAGGGGCATGGACGCCCCGGTCGTCGTGGCTGGCCAGGGATGGCCATCCACGACGAAAGAAGCGAGGGTATCCCTTCGCTTCAGACTCGAGTGATCGAGTGCCGGCAGCCGCCTGACGTCGTTAGTAGGTTACGAGCAAAAGCCCGCAGACTTTCGGCCACCTTGATATGACGTATCATGGACAGCGCTGTAAACGTAAGGAACCTCTAATTACAACAATGCCAAAGAAACGCAGACCCACATTACAGGATATCGCCGACCGGGTCGGCGCCACGAAAATGACTGTCAGCCGTTGCCTGCGCGGGGGCGACAACGTGTCAGAGAAGATGCGCGAGCGTATTTTCGCAGTGGCCGAAGACCTAGGGTATATCCCCAACCGGGCGCCGGACATCCTCTCCAAAGCCACCAGCCGGGCCATCGGTATCCTGTTGCCATCGCTGACCAACCAGGTGTTTGCGGACGTCATCAAGGGCATCGAAACGGTTACCGAGCCGGCAGGCTATCACCTGATGCTATCTCACTACGGCTATAGCCCGGACGTGGAGGAGCGCAGTCTGTCTTCCCTGCTCTCCTACAATGTCGACGGCGTGATCCTGTCTGACAGCCAGCACACTCCGCGCACCCTACGCATGCTGGAGACGGCCGGCGTTCCCACGGTTGAGCTCATGGATACGCATCTCAAGCCCTTCCAGCAAGCCGTCGGTTTCAACAACGTCCTGGCCGCCTACGACATGGTCAGCGAGATGATCCGCCGGGGACGCAGGCATGTGGTCTATCTGGCAGTGCGGCTGGATGCCCGGACCTTACAGCGGCAGGAAGGCTACACGCGGGCCATGGAAGAACATGGACTGGAGCCCGTGACCCTTCGCAGTGAGCAGCGCTCCTCCTTCTCCGTCGGGGCGACATTGATGACCCATATTCTGGAACAGAACCCCGAAGCTGACGGCATCTTCTGCACCAACGACGACGTCGCTATCGGCGCCTACTTCGAATGCCAGCGCCGGGGAATGATCGTACCTGACCAAATGGCGATTGCCGGTTTCCACGGCCACGACGTGGGTCAGGCCATGACGCCCCGGCTCGCCAGTGTGGTCACGCCCCGTGAAGCCCTCGGACAGCGTGCGGCCGAAGAGTTGCTGGCCCGGCTATCGGGCCAGCCCATGTCGGAACCGGTCATCGACCTGGGTTACCGGATCGAGGCCGGCGGAACACTCTGATTCCAGCTTCCGCTAACCTCGAGCGATCACGCGGTGATGGCTCGGTCCCGTTTCCCTCAGGGCCTTGAAGGTATCTGGCGAGGCCGCCGCCCACCACTCCGCATAGGGCGTGGACTCTGGCTCGTCAATCAAGGCATTGGGTTCGAGAAACTCGTGAATAAAGTCCATCGTCTGGATCGCATTGGGACCGCGGCGATGGTAGAGATGATGCGGTCGCAACTCATTGGGATGATCCAGTCCGGCCGCACCGACCAGCTCGCCGAGTCGTTTCAGGGTATTGCGCTGAAAATGATAGACCCGCTCGGCCTTATCATCGATCACCAGGCCCCGTTGGCGACTGGGGTTCTGGGTGGCGACGCCGGTGGGACAAGTATCCGTATGGCAGCGCTTGGTCATCACGCACCCCAGCGAGAACATAAAGGCCCGCGCCGCATTGCACCAATCCGCTCCCAGCGCCAGATTGTTAGCCATGGAAAAAGCGCTGAATACTTTGCCGCTTGCGCCAATCGCTATTTCGTCCCGCAGCCCACTCCCCACGAGCGCATTGCGTACCATAATGAGACCGTCGCGCAACGGCAGACCGACATGGTCCGAGAACTCTTCCGGCGCGGCGCCCGTACCGCCTTCAGCGCCGTCTACCACGATAAAATCCGGTCGGATACCCGTCTTTAGACTAGCCTTGCACACCGCCAGCAATTCCCAGGGATGGCCAACGCACAGCTTAATGCCCACCGGCTTGCCGTCGGAAAGTTCGCGCAGTCGCGCAATAAATTGCATCAGCCCAACCGGTGTATCGAACTCTGGGTGAGCGCCGGGCGAAACGCATTCCTCCCCAACTTCGATCTGGCGCGCCTTGGCGATTTCGGAGGTCACCTTAGCCCCCGGCAATACGCCACCGTGACCGGGCTTGGCGCCCTGACTGAGCTTGATCTCAATCATCTTCACCTGATCGGTCTGCGCGGTCTCCCGGAATAAACCCGGATCGAACCGGCCCTCCTTGTCGCGGCAGCCGAAGTAACCGGTGCCCAACTCCCAGACCAGATCGCCATTGTAGGCGCGATGATGCTCGCTGAGCCCACCCTCACCGGTGTCGTGATAGAACCCGCCCATTTCCGCACCCTTGTTTAGGGCCCTGATTGCCTTACCGCTGAGAGAACCAAAGCTCATCGCCGATACGTTGAGCAGAGAGGCTTCGTAAGGCCGTTTACACTGACTGTTGCCGATTTTCGTGCGGAATTGCGTACCATCCAGGGTCTTGGCCGCCATGGAATGGGTGGTCATTTCGTACTCTTCGCCGTAAAAGTCGAGATCGGAACCGAAAGGCTGGGAATCCACCGTATTTTTGGCGCGCTCGTAGACAATCGAGCGTTGATGCCGGTTGAACGGACGGCCCGTAAGATTGCCTTCGACGATGTACTGGCGCAGAAAGGGGCGCAGCTCTTCGGAAATCCACCGGCCATGGGCAAGAAGCGGGTAGTTGCGCATCAGGGTGTGCTTGGATTGGAACAGGTTCCAGATACCGAGCACTGACAAAGGCCCGAGAAT
Coding sequences:
- a CDS encoding FMN-binding glutamate synthase family protein → MSGRLKEYCARFGLFGTVLALAVVAAVAAFSGSAWAWALLILGPLSVLGIWNLFQSKHTLMRNYPLLAHGRWISEELRPFLRQYIVEGNLTGRPFNRHQRSIVYERAKNTVDSQPFGSDLDFYGEEYEMTTHSMAAKTLDGTQFRTKIGNSQCKRPYEASLLNVSAMSFGSLSGKAIRALNKGAEMGGFYHDTGEGGLSEHHRAYNGDLVWELGTGYFGCRDKEGRFDPGLFRETAQTDQVKMIEIKLSQGAKPGHGGVLPGAKVTSEIAKARQIEVGEECVSPGAHPEFDTPVGLMQFIARLRELSDGKPVGIKLCVGHPWELLAVCKASLKTGIRPDFIVVDGAEGGTGAAPEEFSDHVGLPLRDGLIMVRNALVGSGLRDEIAIGASGKVFSAFSMANNLALGADWCNAARAFMFSLGCVMTKRCHTDTCPTGVATQNPSRQRGLVIDDKAERVYHFQRNTLKRLGELVGAAGLDHPNELRPHHLYHRRGPNAIQTMDFIHEFLEPNALIDEPESTPYAEWWAAASPDTFKALRETGPSHHRVIARG
- a CDS encoding gluconokinase; protein product: MTVRKIVVMGVSGSGKSLVGQRLGDLLDVPFFDADDYHSDANVQKMANGVPLTDEDRRGWLADLADLIRRESGLVLACSALKKTYRDQLRTGDPALKFLYLKGDFETIWSRHSQREDHYFTGQDMLKSQFLSLEEPDANEAYIVDISATPEAVLQQCMKALGIKPRNDLDR
- the gntR gene encoding gluconate operon transcriptional repressor GntR yields the protein MPKKRRPTLQDIADRVGATKMTVSRCLRGGDNVSEKMRERIFAVAEDLGYIPNRAPDILSKATSRAIGILLPSLTNQVFADVIKGIETVTEPAGYHLMLSHYGYSPDVEERSLSSLLSYNVDGVILSDSQHTPRTLRMLETAGVPTVELMDTHLKPFQQAVGFNNVLAAYDMVSEMIRRGRRHVVYLAVRLDARTLQRQEGYTRAMEEHGLEPVTLRSEQRSSFSVGATLMTHILEQNPEADGIFCTNDDVAIGAYFECQRRGMIVPDQMAIAGFHGHDVGQAMTPRLASVVTPREALGQRAAEELLARLSGQPMSEPVIDLGYRIEAGGTL